The DNA sequence CGGCTTTAGGTGGCGGCGGACGCGGCATGCGTATGGCCTTCAACGAACAAGAAGCCCGCGAAGGTTTCGAAAGAGCCCGCAGTGAAGCTTTGGCAGCATTCGGCAGCGATGAAATTTATGTCGAAAAATACATTCAAGATCCAAAGCACATCGAAATTCAGATTTTAGGTGATGAGCATGGCAACATCGTTCACCTTTACGAGCGCGACTGCTCCGTGCAACGCCGCCATCAAAAAGTTGTCGAAGTGGCACCATGCGTTTCCATGTCGGATCAAGTCCGCCATGAAATCTGTAACTCTGCACTTCAATTGATGAAACACGTCGGCTATGTGAATGCTGGAACTGTTGAATTCCTTTTGGAAGGCGACCAATTCTACTTCATCGAAGTGAATCCGCGTGTCCAAGTGGAGCACACAATCACAGAATTGATCACAGGAGTCGATATCGTGCAATCACAGATCCTGATCGCCCAAGGACAAGATCTGCATAAAGAAATCGGTATCCCGCAACAGGCAAATATCCCGTTGATCGGCGCTGCTATCCAATGCCGGATCACGACGGAAGATCCGTTGAACAATTTCTTCCCTGACACCGGAAAAATCAACACTTACCGTTCTCCAGGCGGCTTCGGTATCCGATTGGATGCTGGTAACGGATTCCAAGGTACGGTCGTAACACCGTTCTTCGACTCCTTATTGGTTAAATTATGCGTACACGCTTCGACATTTGATCAAGCCGTCAGCAAAATGGAACGTTCGCTGATCGAATTTCGTATCCGTGGCGTGAAAACGAACATCCCGTTCATGTTCAACGTCATCACGCACCCGATCTTTGTATCAGGCGATGCGAAAACGACATTCATCGATACGACGCCGGAATTGTTCGAATTCCCTAAAACGCGCGACCGTGGTAACAAAACGATGCAGTACATCGGAAACATTACCGTTAATGGCTTCCCGGGCATCCAAAAAGGCCACAAGAAATTCTATGACAAGCCTAGAATCCCGACTGACATTGTCGTGCCGGAACAAAAAATCATTACCGCCAAAAATATTTTGGATGAAAAAGGCCCTGCAGCCGTCAGCCAATGGATCAAGGACCAAAACCATGTGCTCTTGACGGACACGACTTTCCGTGACGCGCACCAAAGTTTGTTGGCTACCCGTATCCGCACAAACGAAATGCAAGCCATCGCAGCTGAAACGCAAGCAGCAATTCCACAATTGTTCTCTTCGGAAATGTGGGGAGGAGCTACCTTCGACGTGGCCTACCGCTTCCTGAGCGAAGATCCTTGGAAACGATTGAAGAAACTGCGCTCGCAGATGCCGGATACTTTATTGCAGATGCTGTTCCGTGGATCGAATGCAGTCGGATACCAAAACTATCCCGACAACGGTTTGGAAGAGTTCATCAGACTTGCAGCTAAAAACGGGATCGACGTTTTCCGTATCTTCGATAGCTTGAACTGGACGAAGCAGATGGAAAGAAGCATCCAGTACGTACGCGACAACGATAAGATCGCTGAAGCAGCCATCTGTTACACAGGCGATATCAATGATCCGACACAAACGAAATATACAATCCAATACTACAAAGAGATGGCCAAAGAGCTGGAATCATTGGGCGCACACATTATCGCAATCAAGGATATGGCAGGTCTTTTGAAACCGCAAGCGGCTTACCGTCTGATCAGCGAGTTGAAGGATACTGTCGATCTGCCGATCCATCTGCATACGCATGATACAAGCGGAAACGGCATCTACACATACTCAGAAGCGATCAAAGCCGGCGTCGACATCGTAGACGTGGCAATGAGTGCCATGAGCGGTACGACTAGCCAACCGAGCATCAGCAGCTTGTACTATGCTTTGGAAGGTTCTGAACACGAGCCGGACATCAACATCCATAACGTGCACAAAATCAACCGTTATTGGGAAGATATCCGTGACTACTACGAAGAATTCGAAGGCGGCATCCAAACGACTTCAACAGAAGTCTACGACCACCAAATGCCGGGCGGACAATACACGAACCTGCAACAACAGGCGAATGCTGTCGGCTTGAACGACGAGTGGGATAAAGTCAAAGAAATGTATGCTGACGTGAACAAAATGTTCGGCGACATCGTGAAAGTGACACCATCTTCAAAAGTTGTCGGCGATATGGCCCTGTTCATGGTCCAAAATAAATTGAATGAAGAAGATGTCTACGCAAAAGGCGAAACCATCGACTTCCCTGAATCCGTCATCAGCTTCTTCAAAGGCGATTTGGGTCAACCGACAGGCGGATTCCCTGAAAGATTGCAAGAGATCATCCTGAAAGGCAAACAAGCCATCACAGTAAGACCTGGCAGCCTGCGTGAACCGATTGACTTCGTTGCTTTGAAGGCCGAGTTGGAGGAGAAAATCCAACGCACAGCCAGCGATGAGGACGTCATCAGCTACCTGATGTACCCGCAAATCTTCCTGGATTATATCGCAGTCTACGATAAGTTCGGCGATGTCACTAAGCTTGACACTCCTACTTTCTTCCACGGCATGCGTATGGGCGAGCAGATCGAAGTCCAGATTGAAAAAGGAAAAACCTTGATCATCAAACTGAACTCGATCGGGGAGCCTGATTCGGACGGGATGCGCATCCTTTACTTCGACCTGAATGGCCAAGGCCGTGAAATTGAAGTCAAAGACATGTCCATCACCAGCACGAAAGCGATCCGCAAAAAAGCGGAACCTACAAACAAAGAACACGTCGGCGCAACAATGCCGGGTTCTGTATTGGAAGTTCTCGTCAAACGCGGCGACCGCGTTTCGCAAGGCGATCCAGTCGTGATCACCGAAGCGATGAAGATGGAAACGATGATCCGTTCCACAATCAACGGTGTCGTCGATCAGATCTATGTCATCGACGGCGATCAGATCGAAGCCGGAGACCTATTGATCGAAATCGAAGCAAAATAAAAAAATAGAAAAGCGGAACGGGTTCGTTCAGCCCTGAAAGAATTTTAGGAAATCGTGCCGACTGAGCATCGTAGAGCGCAATAGGTACGATTTATCTAAATTCCGAAGGGCTTACCCGTGTAGCTAGACAACTTATTATAAGCACAAGAAGGGGAGGCTCCAAAGGAGACCTCCCTTTCGTGCCGCTTTCCCTAGCGTCATATCAGTAAATGTCCGATAACCATAAGGAATCGGACATCCAGCTACCACACGCTTCGGGCGTTGTCCGATAACCGCAAAGAATCGGACATTCAGTTACCACTCGCCTCGAGGGTTGTCCGATAACTGCAATGAATCGGACATCCAGCTACCAACCGCTTCGAGCGTTGTCCGATAACCGCAAGGAATCGGACATCTAGCGACCTATCAGCAAGAAGAGAGACAGCTCATCCTGCGATCGCTCTTTCATATCCGTAATGAACTGCCCCAAGGAGGAACCTTTTTTGAAAAATGAATTAAAGCCCTATGTCCACGTCGCCCAATACTACGAAACTGATCAGATGAAGATCATCCACCACTCCAATTACATCCGTTGGTTCGAGGAAGCCCGCATCGACTTCTTGGATCAAATCGGTGCAAATTACGCAAACTTGGAAGCGAACGGCATCGTAAGCCCGGTGCTGACAGTCGAAGCCCAATATAAGGCAATGGTCCGCTATGGCGACTCCGTCTATGTCCTGCCCGAAATCGATTCATACAACGGAATCAAATTGTGTCTGGCCTACCGCGTCATCGATGTCGCAACTGGCGAGTTGCGCACGACCGGCAAAAGCAAGCATTGCTTCCTGAACGAGACTGGCCGACCTGTTTCGTTGAAGAAAGTCCAACCACATGTACATGCTAGCTTCGAAAAGTATCGGGATCATGTTTTCAGCGTTTGATCAGGTGTTTTAGGCAGCCACCAGTAAAAATATCTGACACAAGCACCAAATAGCCTCTCAGCTTCGTAAAAGCGGCCTTTAAGAGTTAAACCTGTTTCGGATGCGCCAATATACTCATCACCAGAACATGCCAGCAAGGTGTCTTTATCTATCGCAAAAAGCATGAGCCCTCAAATGAATGGGCTCATGCTTTTTATTCTGCGTTCTGATTTTCATTTTGTTCCAATATGCTCACGAAGCGGTCGGTCAGGTTCGCGGTGAATCCCCAGAGTCGATGGGTCTCCAGATGGTAGAACGGGACGCTATGGACGCCGATCCTGAATTTGTAGTCCCTGCCGTTCGGAATCAGTTCGAACGGGAAATCATCCGGGTGCTCCAGCCGAACCGTCGAAGAGTAGTAAGTCGGCCGGTTATCCATGAAATACTGAAGCGGCACCGTGAAAATTTCCTGAACTTCCTTATTGAAGCGGATATCATCCTTGTCCACGCCGACGATTTCGCCGACATAGCAATGAATGATTGCACGCTCGTTCATGATATAGTCCATTTCCCCCAAAATATTGATATTGTCCCTTTTTATGTTCAACTCTTCCATTGTTTCGCGGATCGCCGTTTCTTCAAAGCTCTCCCCAGACTCTACTGCGCCGCCCGGGAATGAGGTATCCCCTGGTTGGGAGATATGCTCGCCCCGCACCTCATAAAGGACATGCAGCGCTCCGTCCACCCTGATCAAAGGGAGCAGGACGGAGAAATAGCGCTGTTCCCCGATCGGCTCGGGTTCGTGTTCCGCCAATATTTTTTTGATATCCTCCAGCATCGTGTCCTCACCTACCGCTTGTTTTTCTTATATTATACACGCTATTATCTCGAATTCGAAACAATATGCTTGAGCCATTTTTTTTAACCTATCCGGCGATGATCTTCACGTGGAATTTGCGGTTGCGCGGGCCATCGTAATCCCAGAAGTAGATGCTTTGCCAAGTCCCCAGCAGCATCTTTCCTTCCGTCAAGATGATCGTTTCGCCGGCACCGGTCAAGGATGACTTGATGTGGGCATCGGAATTGCCTTCGACGTGCCTGTAGCTCCCCTTGTTCGGAAACGTATCCGTATAACCCCAATTCATGTCCTTCTGCACATCCGGATCGGCATTTTCATTGATCGTGATGGCGGCTGTCGTGTGCGGACAGAAGACGCCCATGATGCCGTCCTTCACGCCGCTTTTTGCCAAAGCATCCTCGAGATAGACATCGATGTTCGTCAACGACTGTTTGCCGCTTGTTTGGATTCGGTACGTGAACAGATTTTGGCTCATTTCCCTTTCCTCCCTTCCGCTCTACAAAAATTTAGCGCACGACTTCGATGCCGGCTACATTCCCGACATCGTGATAATTTTTCCCGGTTTTCTTGTCGCTGAAGTCAACCGTGACGATGCCGGAAAGTCCTTCTTTGATCAACTTATTCATCCCCTGTTCGGTCGGTGCCAGTAAAGCCCCGCCGTGGAGCACTTCCGCACAGATGGTAAGGGAGGCGGAGGCATGGGAAACTTCGATTTCGATGCGGTCATCGGTCAATAATCCCAAAGTGAATTTGCTGCGGTTATAGGTCGCAAATCGGTATTCCTCTCCTTCCACGATAAAGTTGCAGATGAAACCCTCGAATGAGGATCCGCGAAAAGGGATTTTCGCCACCGAGAAGAAAAGGCTGGTGCCCTCGTCCCGGAAATGATTGCACTGGATCCAGACATACTCTTCCGGAAAAGACGTCCCCCAGTCCTTTTCAAGGTAGCCTTTGCCCCCTGTAAAATCGCGGGTCTTGGTTCCAATCGCCACAGTTCCGTCGATGGCGTGATTCATGCTGATGACGCCGTGGTAACATTCCATGTTCGGGATGTAGGCGAAGAAACCCATGATGGATGGCGACACCGGTGTGCGTTTGACCGCTTGGAATGGCCCTAGTTTCAGGATGCCTTCTATCCGGAAATCCTCCTCTTCCAGATGCACACTGACGAGCGTTTCCGAAAAAACGCTGTTGCCGACTTTCAGCACAAATGGCGTTTGGTTGTATTGAAACGCAGACAATGGATAACGGATGTAGCCGGTCCGCAGCTCTTTATCGAGCGCTTCTCCGACATGGACATAGGAATATTGGATGAAACAGTGCGGGTCTTCCTCGGTGATCGAAATGCCGGGAATCAGGCTGAGGACGGTTTTTTCATCTGCTGAAACACTTTTGAAATACCATCCTTCAAAATAGGGACCTTGCTTTTTCAGGTCGCCTTGAAACAAGATCGGATGGGTCACTTTGTTTGCCATGGCGCAGCGCTTCCTTTCGCATGCATTCTTATCTTTACTATGCAACAACACCCCTTGTTCCGTCAATTTTTTGCATTTGCAGGAGAGTCGTTTTTTCGTTTTATCCGGTTGTTTAGCCAATGGTTGTTTTTTGAATGTCAGCTCCGCTGAGAGTGCCCTCATCGGAGAACGGTATTGCGCCAGGGAGCTCAATTCCGACGAGCGAATGTCCGCCGGAGTTGCCTGCGTAGCGGACGGCTGCACTCCGGCGAAGCCGCCGTGGTCGGAGGTGATGATCTTTTTGGATCTTTTCCTCCGGCGAATCAACAGCACCCTCATTCGTGCGCAACAAAAAAGAGCCCACCTTCAAATGAGGCAGACCCTTCTTCCAATTGTACTTATTGTTTGATGATGGATACGACGCGTGCGCCGTCCACTTCTATCGTCACGCTGTCGCCGGCTTTGATGAACGGCAACTGCTTGTCGATGGACACTTTAGCGATATAGATGGTTTCTGCATCGCCTTCCAACGTGAAGTAGTAAGTCGTTTCGCCGTCGATGACGACTGATTCCAAAGCAGTGATGGCACCGCTGATGGTTTCGGTCTCGACGACCTCTTCTTCCTCATCCGTTGTTGTGGAAACAACGCCACCTGTATAGGCGTTCCACGCAGCAGCCAAGGAATTGCCGGTCCCGACTTTCTGATAGTTCGTCGCATTCACAAAGGCGTACATTTTGATCAAGCCGGCATCATCCTTCAAGGATAACTGATAGACTGGCTTGTTTTCCATATTGAACAAAAGCGGGAATGTGCTGATGTAGCCTTTTTCCTGCACCGATCCCTGGGCGCTCTCCATGGCACTCCATTCGGTCGCTGTGCTGATGTTGTAGCGTTTCGATTCCTTGGTCCTGGAATTGACCAGCACAAAGCCGATATTCGATTCATCTGCCGCGACGGAAGTCAAACCGGTATACAGATACAGATCATCATTCAGCACGATGTAATTGTAGCCCTGTGCATTTTGGATGACACCCTTCTTGCTGATGACGCTGTTCAGGTAACCGCCTTGGTATTGCCCGTTGTAATTGATCTGCGTCATCACCATGTTCGCCGGGAACACGCGATCGACCCAATCAGGAACATCGGCAACGCTATAACGCGTGATGTCACCGGAGGAAGCATCCACAACGAAAATACCGACGACTTCCTTAGGCCCCATGAAGCTGAATTTTTTTTCAACGATAGGCGCGATGTAATAGGGATTGCCCTCTTCGTCCAATTCAAAGACCGGATTTTCAAACATTACAGTCGGATAGTTGAAAAAGATATGCCGCGTAATATCATCCCCGAAAAAGCCGGAATGGGAGTAATGAATGTTCTTCTCCAGATTCACCAATTCAGAATCTCCCGTCACCATATCGACGGTCACATAATGCGGAATGCCATCAGCGCGGTTGTTCAACCAGCGGAAAAAGCTGACGTATTCCAATGGCGAAACGCGGACCGAACCGCCTTTATAAGCGATCTGCGTGTATTCCGTGCTAACGTCGAATTGCGAAACCAAATTGAGGACTTCGCCCAGCTTGCGGCTTCCCAGACGCTCCGCCATATCGCGGTCGATCGTTGGTATCTGCGAAGGGTCCGTGATGGTCAGGTCCTCTTCAAAATTGCCTTCTGTATGCGTAATCAAGCTGGCGTAATCTTTGGCCCTGAAAATTTGGGAACCAAAAAGCATCCCACCAATCAAGAAGACAATACTGATTCCAATTATTGCTCCAGAAACTTTGTTGACTTTATCAGCTTTCGACCGATCCAAGACATTCATCAATGCTGCACTTGCGACCAAATACAAAAACATATTCGTCCAAAACTCCGGTGACTGGATCGACACTGGGGTCAACGCCGAATACCAATATCCTAAAAGAACGACTGCTGGTAGGCTATAGGCAATCGCCACACTTTTCCAATTTTTCACAACTCTACACCCTTTCTTTTCCTGTGAATCTTCCTTGATAAATCACTTAAGGATTTGATGCTAGTATTATACCATTTTTTTGAGGTATATTTCGAATTTCAATATATGGGATTATTTAGGCTGTCGGAAAAGATTGGGACTCTGAATCAGCGCTCCGGGCGAATGCAGGAAATGCGGGTTCACCGGAGGACGGCACTCCGGGATGAGCGGCTGCTCCGGCCAGGCGGATGCCCGCCGGAGTTGGCATCCATTTCCGCCTTCCTCCTCCGGCCGCCGCGGCTTCACCGGAGTTCACCCTTTTATCCGATCCCCACCTCCGGCCAAGCGCTCTTGGCTGGAGGTGGGCACTTAATGTTGCCGCGACACAAAAAAACCGAAGCAGCGATTGCCCGCTGCTTCGGTTTTTTAAACTGAATTAGTAGATGTCAGTGTCGCCTGACAAGAAACGGTCCACTTCGCCTGCGGCTAGTTTACCTTCTTGCAAAGCCCACACGACCAAGCTTTGTCCACGGCGCATGTCGCCGCATGTAAAGACTTTTTCCACGTTTGTTTTGTAGTCGGTCTCTGTCGCTTGGATATTGCTGCGCAGATCGCGTTTCAAAGCTAATTCATCCGGAATCGTATCTTCTGGACCGGTGAAGCCCATCGCCAGCAAGACTAAGTCCGCTTTCCAGACTTTTTCGGTTCCTTCGACGGGTACTGGATTCATTCTGCCTAACGCATCACGTTTCCATTCGATCTGTACAGTATGGACAGCCGTAACTTCGCCTGCCTCATTCTTTTCGACTTTCGTCGTGTTGATCTCATAGTTGCGCGGGTCGGAGCCGGTCAAGTAGATCGCTTCTTCTTGGCCGTAGTCCGTTTTCAGCTTTTTAGGCCATTCTGGCCATGGGTTCGTATCTGCATCACGTTTGTCCGGAGCTTGCGGCATGATTTCGAATTGATGCACGCTCTTCGCGCCATGACGGATGGATGTGCCGACACAGTCGGTACCGGTATCCCCACCACCGATTACGATGACGTGTTTGTCTTTGGCAGAGATTTTGCTTTCCTGCGGTTCGCCCGCAAGGATATTTTGTGTGTTTGCAGTCAGGAAATCCATAGCCATGTGCACGCCTTTTGCGTCATTGCCTTCGACATTGATGCCGCGCGCGCGGGTTGCGCCGCCGCACAGAACGACCGCATCATACGTATCAACCAATTCCTGGGCTGTGATGTCTTTGCCGATTTCGGTGTTGCAGACAAATGCCACGCCAGCTTCTTCCAGGATGTCCAATCTTCTTTGGATGATATCCTTGTCCAATTTCATGTTCGGGATACCGTACATCAACAAACCACCCGGACGGTCGCTTCTTTCGAAGACAGTGACCGCATGCCCGACTGAAGTCAAGTAGTGCGCAGTCGCAAGGCCGGCAGGACCGGAGCCGACAACCGCAACGCGTTTGCCGGTAGCCGGAGCTTTAGCCGGTTTTACCCAACCGTTCTGGAAAGCGTGTTCGATGATTTCGTATTCGATGCTGCTGATCGTAACGGGTTCACCGATAAGTCCGACTGTACAAGACCCTTCACAAGGAGCAGGACAGACACGTCCTGTAAATTCCGGAAACGGATTGGTCAAGGATAAACGTTCGTACGCTTCTTTCCATTGACCGCGATACACCATGTCATTCCACTCGGGGATGAGATTGTGCAGAGGGCAACCGGACGCACCGTTCGGCAACATGATGCCTGCTGAACAGAACGGAATGCCACAGCTCATACAACGGGACGCTTGAGTCCGAATTTTTTCTTCTGATGTTTCTTCACGCATCTCGCCCCAATTTTTGATACGGACTTCCGGAGAAATCTTTTCATAATTGGAACGGCTATATTCCTTAAATCCAGTAATTTTTCCCATCTTATCCCTCCTCCTTAGTTTGTCACAACTGGTTTGTAGCGCTCATCAAAGGCATAACGCATTGCGTCTTGACCAGTGATGCCCATCTGGTTCGCTATTTCGATGTTTTCCAGTATGAACTTGTAGTCGTTGGAGATGACCTTAGTGAAGCGGGATTTCATTTGATCCCAGTTAGCCAAGATATTTTGCGCTTTTGGACTTCCCGTAAAGATCATATGCTCCTGCAGCATGCGCTTGATTGTGTCATGCTCTGTGTCATTCAAATCTGTCGTTGCGCTGACCATTTCCATGTTCAGGTTGTCTTCGTCGAAATCAAGGATATAAGCTACCCCGCCCGACATCCCGGCAGCGAAGTTACGACCGGTTTTTCCGATGATCAGAACCGTTCCGCCAGTCATGTATTCACAACCGTGGTCGCCGATTCCTTCAACAACAGTATCCACGCCACTGTTACGGACGCAGAAACGTTCTCCGGCGATTCCGTTGATGTATGCTTTACCACTGGTTGCGCCATAGAAAGCGACGTTACCTGTGATGATGTTTTCTTCAGGTGCGAATGTAGCCTCATTCGGTACGCGCACGATGATTTTACCACCGGACAAGCCTTTACCGATGTAGTCATTTGAATCGCCTTCCAGCGTCAATGTCATCCCTTTCGGAATGAATGCGCCGAAACTTTGTCCTGCCGAGCCCACGAATGTCAATTGGATCGTATCTTCAGGCAAGCCTTCAGCACCATATTTTTTCGATATTTCGCTGCCGATGATGGTTCCGACAACGCGGTCGATGTTCTGGATGGCTGATTTAGCTACGATGCGTTTCTTGGAGTCGATTGCCGGTTTCACGATTCTCAACAGACGACGCATATCCAATGTTTTCTCTAATTCATGGTCTTGCTCCGTCATGTTGTATCTGCCGACATTCGGTGCTGCATATGGTTGGTACAATACGCTGGACAGATCGACTGTCTTCGCTTTCCAATGCTTCACATTTTCTTTCATCTTCAGCTTGTCGCTGCGTCCGACCATTTCATTGATCGTGCGGAAGCCTAATTTCGCCATGATTTCACGCAATTCCTCGGCAACGAACATCATGAAGTTCACGACGTATTCCGGTTTTCCTTGGAAGTTTTTGCGCAATGTTTCATCTTGCGTTGCGATACCCACTGGACATGTGTTCAAGTGGCAGACACGCATCATGACGCAGCCGATAGCCACTAGCGGTGTTGTCGCAAAGCCGAATTCCTCGGCACCCAACATACAGGCGATCGCAACATCGCGGCCAGTCAATAATTTACCATCCGTTTCGACGCGGACACGGTCACGCAATTTGTTCAACACCAAGGTTTGGTGCGCTTCAGCCAAGCCCAGTTCCCACGGCAAGCCGGTATTACGGATGCTGGTTCTTGGTGCTGCACCTGTACCGCCGTCATAACCACTGATCAGGATCGTATCGGCATTTGCTTTCGCAACACCTGCTGCGATCGTACCAACGCCGGCTTCGGAAACCAATTTCACGTTGATGCGCGCATGACGGTTGGCATTCTTCAAGTCGAAGATCAATTCTTTCAAATCTTCGATGGAGTAGATATCGTGATGCGGAGGTGGTGAAATCAGGCCTACACCCGCGATGGAGCCACGTGTTTTAGCGATTTCAGGATACACTTTCGGTCCTGGCAATTGTCCGCCTTCACCCGGTTTTGCACCTTGGGCCATCTTGATTTGAATTTCCTTCGCGTTCACCAAGTAATGGCTCGTAACGCCGAAACGTCCGGAAGCGACTTGTTTGATGGCACTGTTGCGGGAATCTCCGTTTTCATCCAATTCATAACGGCTTGGATCTTCTCCACCTTCACCAGAGTTGCTCATCCCGCCGAGACGGTTCATAGCGATCGCTAAGGTTTGGTGTGCTTCGATACTGATCGATCCGTAAGACATCGCTCCAGTCTTGAAGCGTTTCACGATGCTTTCAGCCGATTCGACTTCTTCGATCGGAATCGCGTCTTGTGCGTTTGGCTTGAATTGCATCAGTTGACGCAGTGTATAAGCCTTCGTATCAGCATTGATTTCGCGAGAGAACTCTTTGTATTGCTCATAGTCCCCTTGGCGAGTCGCTTGCTGCAGTCGGTAGATCGTGCTCGGATTGTACAAGTGTTCTTCACCCATTGCCGAGTATTGGAAATGACCGCCCACTCCAAGCGTTTCGCTGTAAGGCGCTGTAGCTTTATAGGCACTGTCATGACGCATTCTGTTTTCTGTAGCAATTTCCTGCAGACCGATACCTTCGATGCGGGTAGGCGTGCCTGTGAAGTATTTAGCGACAACTTCGCTGTTGACTCCCAATGCTTCAAAAATTTGCGCCCCATGATAACTGCGCATTGTTGAAATACCCATTTTTGTCAATACTTTGGACATACCGTGGACAGCTGCGTGGATGTAGTTCGCTTCCGCTGCCTCAGCATCCAGTCCGTCCAACAAACCTTCTTCAGCAAGTTCGCGGATGGTCGCATAAGTCAAGTAAGGATTGACCGCGTTACAGCCATATCCTACTAATGTACAGTAATGATGCACTTCTCTTGGTTCACCGGATTCCAGCACAAGGCCGACGCTTGTGCGTGTTTCTTCGCGGATCAAGTGATGATGCAGACCGGAAACAGCCAATAAAGCCGGAATGGCTGCCCATTCAGCGTTCACACCACGGTCGGAAAGGACCAAAATGTTGGCGCCTGAGTCAATTGCCTTGTCCGCAGCACTGAAAAGACGTTCCAAAGCTTTTTCCATCCCTTTTGCATCTTCTTCGACGCGGTAAAGCAGGGAAAGCGTGACTGTTTTGAATTTATCGTCCTGCAACGCTTTGATTTTCGCTAATTCAGCATCCGTCAAAATCGGGC is a window from the Trichococcus shcherbakoviae genome containing:
- a CDS encoding pyruvate carboxylase, with protein sequence MKKVLVANRGEIAIRVFRALTELKIPTVGVYAQEDEGSVHRFKADEAYLVGKGKKPIDAYLDIEDLIRIAKESGADGIHPGYGFLSENIDFARRCQEEGIKFIGPSLEHLDIFGDKIKAKVAAVEAGIQSIPGSDGPVANIDEVIEFAETYNYPIMIKAALGGGGRGMRMAFNEQEAREGFERARSEALAAFGSDEIYVEKYIQDPKHIEIQILGDEHGNIVHLYERDCSVQRRHQKVVEVAPCVSMSDQVRHEICNSALQLMKHVGYVNAGTVEFLLEGDQFYFIEVNPRVQVEHTITELITGVDIVQSQILIAQGQDLHKEIGIPQQANIPLIGAAIQCRITTEDPLNNFFPDTGKINTYRSPGGFGIRLDAGNGFQGTVVTPFFDSLLVKLCVHASTFDQAVSKMERSLIEFRIRGVKTNIPFMFNVITHPIFVSGDAKTTFIDTTPELFEFPKTRDRGNKTMQYIGNITVNGFPGIQKGHKKFYDKPRIPTDIVVPEQKIITAKNILDEKGPAAVSQWIKDQNHVLLTDTTFRDAHQSLLATRIRTNEMQAIAAETQAAIPQLFSSEMWGGATFDVAYRFLSEDPWKRLKKLRSQMPDTLLQMLFRGSNAVGYQNYPDNGLEEFIRLAAKNGIDVFRIFDSLNWTKQMERSIQYVRDNDKIAEAAICYTGDINDPTQTKYTIQYYKEMAKELESLGAHIIAIKDMAGLLKPQAAYRLISELKDTVDLPIHLHTHDTSGNGIYTYSEAIKAGVDIVDVAMSAMSGTTSQPSISSLYYALEGSEHEPDINIHNVHKINRYWEDIRDYYEEFEGGIQTTSTEVYDHQMPGGQYTNLQQQANAVGLNDEWDKVKEMYADVNKMFGDIVKVTPSSKVVGDMALFMVQNKLNEEDVYAKGETIDFPESVISFFKGDLGQPTGGFPERLQEIILKGKQAITVRPGSLREPIDFVALKAELEEKIQRTASDEDVISYLMYPQIFLDYIAVYDKFGDVTKLDTPTFFHGMRMGEQIEVQIEKGKTLIIKLNSIGEPDSDGMRILYFDLNGQGREIEVKDMSITSTKAIRKKAEPTNKEHVGATMPGSVLEVLVKRGDRVSQGDPVVITEAMKMETMIRSTINGVVDQIYVIDGDQIEAGDLLIEIEAK
- a CDS encoding glutamate synthase subunit beta, whose product is MGKITGFKEYSRSNYEKISPEVRIKNWGEMREETSEEKIRTQASRCMSCGIPFCSAGIMLPNGASGCPLHNLIPEWNDMVYRGQWKEAYERLSLTNPFPEFTGRVCPAPCEGSCTVGLIGEPVTISSIEYEIIEHAFQNGWVKPAKAPATGKRVAVVGSGPAGLATAHYLTSVGHAVTVFERSDRPGGLLMYGIPNMKLDKDIIQRRLDILEEAGVAFVCNTEIGKDITAQELVDTYDAVVLCGGATRARGINVEGNDAKGVHMAMDFLTANTQNILAGEPQESKISAKDKHVIVIGGGDTGTDCVGTSIRHGAKSVHQFEIMPQAPDKRDADTNPWPEWPKKLKTDYGQEEAIYLTGSDPRNYEINTTKVEKNEAGEVTAVHTVQIEWKRDALGRMNPVPVEGTEKVWKADLVLLAMGFTGPEDTIPDELALKRDLRSNIQATETDYKTNVEKVFTCGDMRRGQSLVVWALQEGKLAAGEVDRFLSGDTDIY
- a CDS encoding tocopherol cyclase family protein, which codes for MIRRRKRSKKIITSDHGGFAGVQPSATQATPADIRSSELSSLAQYRSPMRALSAELTFKKQPLAKQPDKTKKRLSCKCKKLTEQGVLLHSKDKNACERKRCAMANKVTHPILFQGDLKKQGPYFEGWYFKSVSADEKTVLSLIPGISITEEDPHCFIQYSYVHVGEALDKELRTGYIRYPLSAFQYNQTPFVLKVGNSVFSETLVSVHLEEEDFRIEGILKLGPFQAVKRTPVSPSIMGFFAYIPNMECYHGVISMNHAIDGTVAIGTKTRDFTGGKGYLEKDWGTSFPEEYVWIQCNHFRDEGTSLFFSVAKIPFRGSSFEGFICNFIVEGEEYRFATYNRSKFTLGLLTDDRIEIEVSHASASLTICAEVLHGGALLAPTEQGMNKLIKEGLSGIVTVDFSDKKTGKNYHDVGNVAGIEVVR
- a CDS encoding secondary thiamine-phosphate synthase enzyme YjbQ — protein: MSQNLFTYRIQTSGKQSLTNIDVYLEDALAKSGVKDGIMGVFCPHTTAAITINENADPDVQKDMNWGYTDTFPNKGSYRHVEGNSDAHIKSSLTGAGETIILTEGKMLLGTWQSIYFWDYDGPRNRKFHVKIIAG
- a CDS encoding thioesterase family protein, which encodes MKNELKPYVHVAQYYETDQMKIIHHSNYIRWFEEARIDFLDQIGANYANLEANGIVSPVLTVEAQYKAMVRYGDSVYVLPEIDSYNGIKLCLAYRVIDVATGELRTTGKSKHCFLNETGRPVSLKKVQPHVHASFEKYRDHVFSV
- a CDS encoding CoA pyrophosphatase, which codes for MLEDIKKILAEHEPEPIGEQRYFSVLLPLIRVDGALHVLYEVRGEHISQPGDTSFPGGAVESGESFEETAIRETMEELNIKRDNINILGEMDYIMNERAIIHCYVGEIVGVDKDDIRFNKEVQEIFTVPLQYFMDNRPTYYSSTVRLEHPDDFPFELIPNGRDYKFRIGVHSVPFYHLETHRLWGFTANLTDRFVSILEQNENQNAE